The following coding sequences are from one Homalodisca vitripennis isolate AUS2020 chromosome 7, UT_GWSS_2.1, whole genome shotgun sequence window:
- the LOC124366618 gene encoding uncharacterized protein LOC124366618, with amino-acid sequence MTPEDTQYCKDNELIWRCETCSQERRKSMVLESRPESSVTYDDIFNLVLDLRKDINNTETNLNKSIELCFEELKDTKNLVSKQSEEVASLVELVNTLRTENLELKKKVASLECRMDDVEQYSRRETIEIYGVPVQPGEQVLEVVKSVGRALDITIEDSMVSACHRLRVKEESGRPPGIIVKMTSRMDSEAVLQRRRVKRNFSTHHIGLTSTPASPIYINESLSPGRRRLLNAAREKKKEKLYTYLWIRGGKILMRKADGEKVKVINSLDDLAKFVTEREDIKSADVLIFNVKVNGLENFTVIAVYRLHTSRRADFTQQLSVLLDEFNGKNIVVRKQKQWNVTVTTQNKRQKKQDQLIVKRL; translated from the exons ATGACTCCAGAAGACACTCAGTATTGTAAAGATAATGAACTGATCTGGAGATGTGAGACATGTTCTCAGGAACGTAGAAAAAGTATGGTTCTTGAGTCTAGGCCTGAGTCATCAGTCACCTATGATGACATCTTCAATCTTGTGCTTGACCTTAGAAAAGACATAAATAATACAGAGACTAATTTAAATAAGTCTATTGAACTTTGTTTTGAAGAGCTCAAAGATACTAAGAACCTTGTTAGTAAGCAAAGTGAAGAGGTTGCGAGTTTAGTTGAGCTGGTCAATACTCTTAGAACAGAGAATCTGGAACTTAAAAAAAAGGTAGCCTCGCTAGAGTGTAGGATGGACGATGTAGAACAGTACTCTAGAAGAGAGACTATTGAAATCTACGGTGTGCCTGTCCAGCCTGGAGAGCAAGTTCTGGAAGTAGTGAAATCTGTAGGGAGGGCTTTGGACATAACCATTGAGGACTCAATGGTCAGTGCCTGTCATAGGCTGCGCGTGAAGGAGGAGTCTGGAAGACCACCCGGCATCATAGTGAAGATGACATCTCGCATGGACTCTGAAGCTGTGTTGCAGAGACGACGGGTGAAACGGAACTTCTCGACCCACCACATTGGCCTGACTTCAACACCTGCCTCGCCCATCTACATCAATGAGAGTTTGAGCCCTGGAAGACGTCGACTTCTGAACGCCGCCCgtgaaaagaaaaaagaaaaactctACACCTACCTCTGGATAAGAGGTGGGAAGATCCTGATGAGAAAAGCGGACGGAGAAAAAGTGAAAGTTATCAACAGCTTAGACGACTTAGCCAAATT TGTGACAGAGAGAGAAGATATCAAATCAGCTGATGTATTGATTTTCAATGTCAAGGTCAACGGCCTAGAGAACTTTACCGTGATAGCCGTGTATCGTCTGCACACTAGTAGGCGAGCGGATTTCACGCAACAGCTGAGTGTTTTGTTGGATGAGTTTAACGGAAAGAATATTGTTGTA AGGAAACAGAAACAATGGAATGTGACAGTGACGACCCAGAACAAGAGACAGAAGAAACAGGACCAACTCATTGTGAAGCGTTTGTAG